From Synoicihabitans lomoniglobus, the proteins below share one genomic window:
- a CDS encoding mechanosensitive ion channel family protein produces MPLSEFIDYHILLNIVTVLLVAVLVSTIARRIFAVHLKKAMNSERRTGITFLSNAVRATIIIMAMLAIIYTIPSLRSLAVGVFAGASVLAAFLGFASQKAFSNIVSGVFIVVFKPFRVDDIIKIRGEIGTIEDITLRHTVIRALENKRLIYPNSVIDSEPIINWTIRDEKAQKFMFISIGFEADLDQAVTIIREEATKHPDLLDLRTDAEKSDGKPLVEVPVLDFKDALVNFRVPLWAQDLPTAMNMTWDVQRAIKLRFDREGIPMGRPSQVNYRGSDLGASAGAPEKLVPAAD; encoded by the coding sequence ATGCCGCTCAGCGAATTCATCGACTACCACATTCTGCTCAATATCGTGACGGTGCTGCTGGTGGCGGTGTTGGTGAGCACGATCGCGCGCCGCATCTTTGCGGTGCATTTAAAGAAGGCGATGAACAGTGAGCGGCGCACCGGCATCACGTTTCTGAGCAATGCGGTGAGGGCGACGATCATCATCATGGCGATGCTGGCGATCATCTACACGATCCCGTCGTTGCGGTCGTTGGCCGTGGGCGTTTTTGCGGGCGCGAGTGTGTTGGCGGCGTTTCTTGGTTTTGCTTCGCAGAAGGCGTTTTCCAACATCGTGAGCGGAGTGTTTATCGTGGTCTTCAAGCCGTTTCGGGTCGACGACATCATCAAGATCCGGGGTGAAATTGGGACGATCGAGGACATCACGCTGCGGCATACGGTCATCCGGGCGTTGGAAAACAAACGCTTGATTTACCCGAACTCGGTCATCGATTCGGAGCCGATCATCAACTGGACCATTCGCGACGAAAAGGCCCAGAAATTCATGTTCATCAGCATTGGGTTCGAAGCGGATCTGGATCAGGCGGTGACGATCATTCGCGAGGAGGCGACGAAACATCCGGATCTGTTGGATTTGCGCACGGATGCGGAAAAGTCCGATGGCAAGCCGCTGGTCGAAGTGCCGGTGCTCGATTTCAAGGACGCCTTGGTCAATTTTCGGGTGCCGCTATGGGCGCAGGATTTGCCGACCGCCATGAACATGACGTGGGATGTGCAGCGCGCCATCAAACTGCGCTTCGACCGCGAAGGCATTCCGATGGGACGGCCGTCGCAGGTTAATTACCGCGGATCCGATCTGGGGGCATCGGCCGGTGCGCCCGAGAAGCTCGTGCCTGCAGCGGACTGA
- a CDS encoding ATP-dependent zinc protease family protein — protein MPLSSKITVGWRESIALPDWHIPALRAKIDTGARTSAIDVDQIELLPDGRVRFDVVLSNKHRRRRKWITADVVRTTTIRSSNGERDTRYVVATTLSLGGLKRLAEFTLVRRENMLCRMLIGRSALTRRYLVDVSRTYVTKPRSTKPKSPLSP, from the coding sequence ATGCCACTGTCTTCCAAAATCACCGTCGGATGGCGCGAATCCATCGCGCTGCCCGATTGGCACATCCCCGCCCTGCGCGCCAAAATCGATACCGGAGCCCGCACTTCAGCCATTGATGTGGACCAAATCGAACTCCTCCCCGACGGGCGCGTGCGCTTCGACGTGGTCCTGAGCAACAAACACCGTCGCCGTCGTAAATGGATCACCGCGGACGTCGTGCGCACCACGACCATTCGTTCCAGCAACGGCGAACGCGACACACGCTACGTCGTTGCCACGACCCTCTCCCTGGGCGGCCTGAAACGGCTGGCGGAATTTACCCTCGTGCGCCGGGAAAACATGTTGTGCCGCATGTTGATCGGCCGCTCCGCCCTTACTCGCCGCTACCTCGTCGATGTGTCTCGCACCTACGTCACCAAACCTCGCAGCACCAAACCCAAATCCCCCCTTTCCCCATGA
- a CDS encoding RimK family alpha-L-glutamate ligase has protein sequence MKIALLTREPNNYSSRRLKEAATARGHKIIGLNVMKMGIHLDRLGPTIVYGDKELSSYDAVIPRIGASVTFYGTAVVRQFEQMGVFTLNGSHPITVSRDKLRSLQILSRYKLGMPATAFVRDRKQILPAIEQVGGAPVVIKLLEGTQGIGVILADSTKIAEAIIETLQSTKQQVIIQKFVAESKGKDVRAFVIGDRVVAAMRRSAVGTEFRSNVHRGGTTQAITLPPEYEATAVRAAHILGLRVAGVDMLEGADGPQIMEVNSSPGLEGIETATGIDIAGEIIKHLEDHVRFAEFDIRQRLTLARGYQVAELPVGPDSELVGKTVKESNLREKDIVVLSIQRGSTVIPNPRNDRPILAGDVLVCYGLKAALQNMVPHLQAQKRPDRPGVKKKKKKSESPEAK, from the coding sequence ATGAAAATTGCCCTGCTCACCCGCGAACCCAACAACTACTCCTCCCGCCGTCTGAAGGAGGCCGCCACCGCCCGCGGCCACAAAATTATCGGTCTCAACGTCATGAAGATGGGCATCCATCTCGACCGGCTCGGCCCGACCATCGTCTACGGCGACAAGGAACTCAGCTCCTACGACGCCGTTATCCCCCGCATCGGTGCCTCGGTCACATTCTACGGCACGGCCGTGGTGCGGCAGTTTGAGCAAATGGGCGTGTTCACGCTCAACGGCTCCCATCCCATCACCGTTTCGCGCGACAAACTGCGCTCCCTCCAAATCCTCAGCCGCTACAAACTCGGCATGCCGGCCACCGCGTTCGTGCGCGACCGCAAACAGATCCTGCCCGCCATCGAACAAGTCGGCGGCGCCCCGGTCGTCATCAAACTCCTCGAAGGCACCCAGGGCATCGGGGTCATTCTCGCCGATTCGACCAAGATCGCCGAGGCCATCATCGAGACGCTGCAAAGCACCAAGCAGCAGGTGATCATCCAAAAATTTGTCGCCGAATCCAAAGGCAAGGACGTCCGCGCCTTTGTCATCGGCGATCGTGTGGTCGCCGCCATGCGCCGCAGCGCGGTGGGCACCGAATTCCGCAGCAACGTCCACCGCGGCGGCACCACCCAGGCCATCACCCTGCCGCCCGAATACGAAGCCACCGCCGTGCGCGCCGCCCATATTCTCGGCTTGCGCGTCGCCGGTGTCGACATGCTCGAAGGCGCCGACGGCCCCCAGATCATGGAAGTCAACTCCTCGCCCGGCCTCGAAGGCATCGAGACGGCCACCGGCATCGATATCGCCGGCGAGATCATCAAGCACCTCGAGGATCACGTGCGCTTCGCCGAGTTCGACATCCGCCAACGCCTCACCCTCGCCCGCGGCTACCAAGTCGCCGAGCTGCCCGTCGGCCCGGACTCCGAACTCGTGGGCAAGACCGTCAAGGAATCCAATTTGCGCGAGAAAGACATCGTCGTGCTCAGCATTCAACGCGGCTCCACCGTGATCCCCAACCCCCGCAACGATCGCCCGATTCTCGCCGGTGATGTGTTGGTGTGCTACGGGCTCAAAGCCGCGCTGCAAAACATGGTGCCCCATCTGCAGGCCCAAAAACGCCCCGACCGTCCCGGCGTCAAAAAGAAGAAAAAGAAAAGCGAGTCCCCCGAGGCCAAATAA
- a CDS encoding succinylglutamate desuccinylase/aspartoacylase family protein produces MKQTKSKRRPPLIIGGQTIAAGTRAEIRLKVSETYFGDDVSIHLRVIRAKKPGPAVFVTAAIHGDELNGVGVVHELLCDPDLELVRGTLVLVPVCNVLGFEANERYLPDRRDLNRSFPGSPTGSLASRIAHTLFENVVRNCDLGIDLHTAAIQRTNYPNVRGRLADPAVKRLAEAFGAELIMNGDGPEGSFRREAGAAGCPTICVETGEPWKMEPAMVQFGVRGVRNVLIDLGMMRGEVTPPPYQTRITRNRWLRAKVGGILRFHVAPGQIVRTGQDLASNFTLLGEQRNVLSSPCDGIVLGMTTLPTVKPGEPVCHIGEPAMSLKRIEKALAVSRREQPEINRARRHLATSIHQVAPTPELGTEDASAAS; encoded by the coding sequence TTGAAACAGACCAAGTCCAAACGACGCCCGCCCCTCATCATCGGCGGTCAAACCATCGCCGCCGGCACCCGGGCCGAGATCAGACTCAAAGTCTCCGAGACCTACTTCGGCGACGACGTGTCCATTCACCTGCGTGTCATCCGCGCCAAAAAGCCCGGCCCCGCCGTGTTCGTGACCGCGGCGATTCACGGCGATGAATTGAATGGCGTGGGCGTGGTGCACGAACTCCTGTGCGATCCGGATCTCGAACTGGTCCGCGGCACCCTCGTGCTCGTGCCGGTGTGCAACGTGCTCGGGTTCGAGGCCAACGAACGCTACCTGCCCGACCGCCGCGACTTGAACCGGAGTTTCCCCGGCTCACCCACCGGCAGCCTGGCGAGCCGCATCGCGCACACGCTGTTTGAAAACGTCGTGCGAAACTGCGATCTGGGCATCGACCTCCACACCGCCGCCATTCAGCGCACCAACTATCCCAACGTCCGCGGCCGCCTCGCCGACCCGGCGGTCAAGCGGCTCGCCGAAGCGTTCGGCGCCGAGCTCATCATGAACGGAGACGGTCCCGAAGGCTCGTTCCGCCGCGAAGCCGGGGCCGCCGGATGTCCGACCATTTGCGTGGAAACCGGCGAACCGTGGAAAATGGAGCCCGCCATGGTGCAGTTCGGGGTGCGCGGGGTGCGCAATGTTTTGATCGATCTCGGCATGATGCGCGGCGAGGTCACCCCTCCGCCCTACCAGACACGCATCACCCGCAACCGCTGGCTGCGCGCCAAGGTCGGGGGCATCCTGCGTTTCCACGTCGCGCCCGGACAAATCGTGCGCACCGGGCAGGACCTCGCGTCTAATTTCACGCTGCTGGGCGAGCAGCGCAACGTGCTCAGCTCCCCCTGTGATGGCATCGTGCTCGGCATGACCACTCTGCCCACCGTCAAACCGGGCGAGCCCGTTTGTCACATCGGTGAACCCGCCATGAGTCTCAAGCGGATTGAAAAAGCGCTCGCCGTTTCCCGACGGGAACAACCCGAGATCAACCGCGCCCGTCGCCATCTGGCCACCAGCATCCATCAGGTGGCACCGACCCCGGAACTCGGCACCGAAGACGCTTCTGCAGCATCTTAA
- a CDS encoding TonB family protein encodes MNAVKKLAIVLSLGVLAGSAFAATSEKAYVSAYKDAPGSKPVPVKVVAPKITTTPGAEVVLEFTVNKAGVPKAITVASSNDEALAAAAVAAVAEWRFTPAMKDGETVETKVKLPVRAELPTFNNGRYAFVY; translated from the coding sequence ATGAACGCAGTTAAGAAACTCGCTATCGTGCTCAGCCTCGGTGTTCTCGCCGGTTCCGCCTTCGCGGCAACCTCCGAGAAAGCCTACGTCTCCGCCTACAAGGACGCTCCGGGTAGCAAGCCGGTCCCCGTGAAGGTGGTGGCACCGAAGATCACGACCACGCCCGGGGCGGAAGTCGTGCTCGAGTTCACCGTGAACAAAGCGGGTGTGCCCAAGGCCATCACCGTCGCGTCGTCCAACGACGAGGCTCTGGCCGCCGCCGCGGTCGCAGCCGTGGCGGAATGGCGCTTCACGCCCGCCATGAAGGACGGCGAAACGGTTGAAACCAAGGTCAAGCTGCCGGTTCGCGCCGAGCTGCCGACCTTCAACAACGGTCGTTACGCCTTCGTCTACTGA
- a CDS encoding MFS transporter: MDTPPVPPPPVAPDVMPVQKREVFGWCCFDFANSAFTTIVITVVGLPYFTSVVAGGDPRAAGWWGTALSLSQILVIFMSPLIGVVADVRAHKKRFLLTTAVVCSVATAALLWVGPGQVFLMLAIVLVANVAFSLSENICSAFLPEISTAENVGRISGYGWAFGYFGGLLSLGIALAIVTSGEGRAAWTFLATGGFFFLASLPTLLLLKERARPRKLMAGETYWSTAWAQFSQMKRELPQLEKLVRFFIALTFYISGLMAVVAFSAGYATEVIGMAQNQVIGLFAVLQLAGVAGAFGFGWIQDRVGPKTPLVIALVLWVMACGWASVCSSVREFYAIGVLAGVGLGSLQSASRAVVATLTPPGRAGEFFGYWGFFGKLAGVVGPLVFGWTVAWLGYREAILFNAGFFLIGLALLAPLSLRSGKSVTIS, from the coding sequence ATGGATACCCCCCCGGTTCCCCCTCCGCCCGTCGCGCCGGACGTCATGCCGGTGCAGAAGCGGGAGGTCTTTGGCTGGTGCTGTTTTGATTTCGCGAATTCGGCGTTCACCACGATCGTGATCACGGTGGTGGGACTGCCGTATTTCACCAGTGTGGTGGCGGGCGGAGACCCCCGGGCGGCGGGATGGTGGGGCACGGCGTTGAGCTTGTCGCAGATTCTGGTGATTTTCATGTCACCGCTGATCGGGGTGGTCGCGGATGTGCGAGCGCACAAAAAACGCTTTCTGCTCACGACCGCCGTAGTGTGCTCCGTCGCCACGGCCGCCCTGCTGTGGGTGGGGCCGGGACAAGTTTTTCTCATGTTGGCGATCGTCCTGGTGGCGAATGTGGCATTTTCGCTCAGTGAGAATATCTGCTCAGCCTTTCTCCCGGAAATCAGCACGGCGGAAAACGTGGGACGTATATCGGGCTATGGCTGGGCTTTCGGTTATTTTGGAGGACTGCTGAGCCTAGGTATCGCACTGGCGATCGTGACCAGCGGAGAAGGGCGGGCAGCGTGGACATTTTTAGCCACCGGCGGATTTTTTTTCCTGGCGAGTCTGCCCACGCTTTTACTGCTCAAGGAACGGGCGCGGCCCCGTAAGCTGATGGCGGGAGAAACGTATTGGAGCACGGCCTGGGCGCAATTTTCCCAGATGAAGCGGGAGCTGCCGCAGCTTGAAAAGCTGGTGCGATTTTTTATCGCGCTCACCTTTTACATCTCGGGGTTGATGGCAGTCGTCGCGTTCTCCGCCGGTTACGCGACCGAGGTCATCGGGATGGCTCAAAATCAGGTCATCGGGTTGTTCGCCGTGCTGCAGTTGGCGGGGGTGGCGGGCGCGTTTGGCTTTGGTTGGATTCAGGACCGCGTTGGACCTAAAACGCCGTTGGTCATCGCTTTGGTGCTCTGGGTCATGGCATGCGGCTGGGCCTCGGTGTGCAGTTCAGTGCGGGAGTTTTACGCCATTGGCGTCTTGGCGGGAGTGGGCCTGGGGTCTCTGCAATCGGCGAGTCGCGCGGTGGTGGCGACGTTGACCCCCCCGGGGCGGGCCGGGGAGTTTTTCGGCTACTGGGGATTCTTCGGTAAACTGGCCGGTGTGGTCGGGCCGTTGGTGTTTGGTTGGACCGTGGCGTGGCTCGGCTACCGGGAGGCGATTTTGTTCAATGCCGGCTTCTTTTTGATCGGTTTGGCGCTGTTGGCCCCCCTGTCGTTACGATCCGGTAAATCGGTAACAATTTCTTAA
- a CDS encoding acyl-CoA desaturase, with translation MRQEPDRVDWVRVAPFVVLHLGCFGAIWTGWSPFAVGLAVVLYFARMFAVTGIYHRYFSHKTYSTSRAGQFLLALWGATTVQRGPLWWAYHHRHHHQHSDEETDAHSPHVHGFLWSHIGWITSRRNFPTDYSKVKDLAKYPELVWLNRFDIVVPLLFAGSMYALGAVLQSFAPGLGTSGPQLLVWGFFISTTALFHGTSCINSMAHIMGRRRFQTDDDSRNSFLLSLICLGEGWHNNHHRYQSATRNGFYWWEIDPTYYGLKLLSWTGLIWGLKAVPKSVLDEGAGKRVPSPPAFNKVVRSSGPR, from the coding sequence ATGCGTCAGGAACCCGATCGCGTGGATTGGGTGCGGGTCGCGCCGTTCGTGGTTCTGCACCTTGGATGCTTCGGTGCCATCTGGACCGGATGGAGCCCGTTCGCGGTCGGGTTGGCCGTCGTGCTCTACTTCGCACGCATGTTCGCCGTGACCGGAATTTATCACCGGTATTTCTCCCATAAAACCTACTCCACTTCGCGCGCCGGCCAGTTCCTGCTCGCGCTCTGGGGCGCGACGACTGTGCAACGCGGTCCCCTCTGGTGGGCTTATCATCACCGGCATCATCACCAACACAGCGACGAGGAAACGGATGCCCACTCGCCGCATGTGCACGGCTTCCTTTGGTCGCATATCGGCTGGATCACGAGTCGCCGCAATTTTCCCACCGACTACTCCAAGGTGAAGGATCTGGCCAAATACCCGGAACTGGTGTGGCTCAATCGCTTCGACATCGTGGTCCCGCTCCTTTTCGCCGGCTCGATGTATGCCCTCGGCGCGGTGCTGCAATCGTTCGCGCCCGGACTGGGCACGTCGGGACCGCAGTTGTTGGTGTGGGGATTTTTCATCAGCACGACCGCTCTCTTCCACGGCACGTCCTGCATCAACTCGATGGCCCACATCATGGGCCGCCGTCGTTTTCAAACCGACGACGACTCCCGCAACAGCTTCCTCCTGTCCCTCATCTGCCTCGGCGAAGGCTGGCACAACAACCACCACCGCTATCAAAGCGCGACGCGCAACGGCTTCTACTGGTGGGAAATCGATCCGACCTACTACGGCCTGAAACTGTTGTCATGGACCGGGCTCATCTGGGGCCTCAAGGCCGTGCCCAAATCCGTCCTCGACGAAGGTGCCGGCAAACGGGTCCCCTCCCCGCCCGCATTCAATAAGGTCGTGCGCTCCTCGGGCCCCCGGTAA
- a CDS encoding NAD(P)/FAD-dependent oxidoreductase, which translates to MARIAIIGSGISGLGCAHFLHRHHDVTVFESADYAGGHANTVVTPETGTGRDVPIDTGFMVYNRETYPHLCRLFDELKVPVKKTSMSFAVRDDESGLEWSGTSLNHLFAQRKNLFNLRFLKMLMAVNRFNRDAVKALDDPTLREKSLAEFVRAQGYGEDFFNLYLVPMSSAVWSTPPELMLEFPAASLLRFFHNHGFLGLHTQHQWWTVDGGSREYVTRLTAPWRDRIVLNNAATRIVRTGRNIIVMTASGEARSFDQVVLATHADDALRLIVNPTRDETRLLSAFRYQPNTATLHTESAVMPRTKRAWSSWNYQLVRGADGRIEPATHYWMNSLQGVSDREQFFVSINRAGDIAPNKLRRTIAYSHPLFDLAALQAQEELPGLNADASGTTNTYFAGSYFRYGFHEDGFMSAVQLCELLLGRDPWEA; encoded by the coding sequence ATGGCCCGCATTGCAATCATAGGTTCGGGGATTTCCGGACTGGGCTGCGCCCACTTTCTCCACCGTCACCACGACGTCACGGTGTTCGAGAGCGCCGACTACGCCGGTGGCCACGCCAACACCGTGGTCACGCCCGAAACCGGCACCGGCCGCGACGTGCCCATCGACACCGGCTTCATGGTCTACAATCGCGAGACCTATCCGCATCTCTGCCGGTTGTTCGATGAACTCAAAGTCCCGGTTAAAAAGACGTCCATGTCGTTTGCCGTGCGCGATGACGAGAGCGGCCTCGAGTGGAGCGGCACGTCGCTCAACCACCTCTTTGCGCAGCGCAAGAACCTCTTCAATCTGCGTTTTCTCAAAATGCTCATGGCGGTGAATCGCTTCAACCGCGATGCCGTGAAGGCGCTCGACGACCCAACATTGCGCGAAAAATCCCTCGCCGAATTCGTGCGCGCACAGGGCTACGGCGAGGACTTTTTTAATCTCTACCTCGTGCCCATGAGCTCCGCCGTGTGGAGCACACCGCCGGAACTCATGCTGGAGTTCCCCGCCGCCAGTTTGCTGCGGTTCTTTCACAACCACGGCTTCCTCGGTCTGCATACCCAGCATCAGTGGTGGACGGTGGACGGCGGCAGTCGCGAATACGTCACCCGACTCACCGCGCCGTGGCGTGATCGCATCGTGCTGAACAACGCCGCCACCCGTATCGTGCGCACCGGTCGCAACATCATCGTGATGACCGCCAGCGGCGAGGCCCGCTCCTTCGACCAGGTCGTGCTCGCCACTCACGCCGACGACGCGCTGCGTCTCATCGTGAATCCCACGCGGGATGAAACGCGTCTGCTCAGCGCCTTTCGCTATCAACCCAACACCGCGACACTTCACACGGAATCCGCGGTGATGCCGCGGACCAAACGCGCCTGGTCGAGTTGGAACTACCAGCTCGTGCGCGGGGCCGACGGTCGGATCGAACCCGCCACCCACTACTGGATGAACTCGCTCCAAGGAGTGAGCGACCGCGAACAGTTCTTCGTGTCGATCAACCGCGCCGGCGATATCGCGCCCAACAAACTGCGCCGCACCATCGCCTACTCCCACCCGTTGTTCGACCTCGCCGCGCTACAGGCCCAGGAAGAACTGCCCGGGCTCAATGCCGACGCCTCCGGCACCACCAACACCTACTTCGCCGGCAGCTACTTTCGCTACGGTTTTCACGAAGACGGCTTCATGAGTGCCGTCCAACTCTGCGAGCTCCTCCTCGGGCGCGATCCGTGGGAAGCCTGA
- a CDS encoding DUF1365 domain-containing protein gives MRSRIFECHVMHARFLPRVHRFVYRLFMLSVDLDELPQLDRGLRLFSVNRGNLFSLRERDFLPLTEPAHNAAPTGECNHYGYTLADAPTLKERVLAYLEAHQVDPGVGARVELVTLPRMLGYRFNPVSFYYIRNAADEPVAAICEVTNTFHEMKPYLLSGDMLTSAGFRHRTPKFFYVSPFSDVDVAFDFKLRVPTDRLAVQIDDYTGADRTLTTTLAGPARAFTDGALALFLVKYPLLTLRVIFLIHWHAMRLWLKKVPWFAKAGRGADQRDLYRPHASLKREK, from the coding sequence ATGCGCTCCCGGATCTTCGAATGCCATGTCATGCACGCGCGTTTTTTGCCGCGGGTGCACCGGTTCGTCTACCGCCTGTTCATGCTGTCGGTCGATCTCGACGAACTCCCGCAACTCGATCGCGGCCTGCGTCTGTTTTCCGTCAATCGCGGCAACCTTTTCAGCCTGCGCGAGCGCGACTTCCTCCCCCTCACCGAACCGGCCCACAACGCCGCGCCTACGGGAGAGTGTAACCATTATGGTTACACTCTCGCCGACGCGCCGACGCTGAAGGAGCGCGTGTTGGCTTACTTGGAGGCCCATCAGGTCGACCCGGGGGTCGGGGCCCGGGTCGAGCTGGTGACCTTGCCGCGGATGCTGGGGTATCGGTTCAATCCAGTGTCGTTCTACTACATCCGCAATGCCGCCGATGAACCCGTCGCCGCGATCTGCGAAGTGACCAATACGTTTCACGAGATGAAGCCGTATTTGCTTTCCGGTGACATGCTTACCTCGGCGGGATTTCGCCACCGCACGCCCAAATTCTTTTACGTCTCCCCGTTTTCCGACGTCGATGTCGCCTTCGATTTCAAACTGCGCGTGCCCACGGATCGACTGGCCGTGCAGATCGACGATTACACTGGAGCCGACCGCACCCTCACCACCACGCTGGCGGGCCCGGCCCGCGCCTTCACCGATGGAGCGTTGGCACTCTTTTTAGTCAAATACCCCCTGCTCACGCTGCGGGTGATTTTTCTCATTCACTGGCACGCGATGCGGTTGTGGCTCAAGAAAGTGCCATGGTTTGCCAAGGCCGGCCGTGGGGCCGACCAACGCGACCTCTACCGGCCGCACGCTTCGCTCAAGCGGGAGAAATAA
- a CDS encoding anti-sigma factor domain-containing protein yields MTDRDQELIADYVLGELLPGDNAAFEARMQQDAKLARAVSEMEEIIALGVLSDTPAVSPSRKLRSRVLASIEPRPTATEATSRAEQPDEAPDESAPIPFPAVAAWGWGVAAALAVGATVLTFNLKERGDTIVNLETELASARDSLESVSEDLARSFLDRDALSSRVAELESRQRLDTLRIAAMTSQLEEAASYGFAVFDPETDDGVIEVINMPTIDGDTQDFQLWVVDPQYPNPVDGGIIQVDESGRTRVRFHAKQPVSEVAAFAISLERKGGVPVAEGPMVLVGAL; encoded by the coding sequence ATGACTGATCGTGATCAAGAATTGATCGCCGATTACGTGCTCGGCGAGCTCTTGCCCGGCGACAACGCCGCCTTCGAGGCGCGGATGCAGCAAGACGCCAAACTGGCCCGGGCGGTCAGCGAGATGGAGGAGATCATCGCTCTGGGCGTGCTGTCCGACACGCCCGCGGTTTCGCCTTCACGCAAGTTGCGATCCCGCGTGCTGGCGTCGATTGAACCTCGTCCGACGGCGACCGAGGCGACGTCCCGCGCTGAGCAGCCTGATGAAGCGCCCGACGAATCGGCTCCGATTCCTTTCCCGGCCGTCGCCGCGTGGGGCTGGGGCGTCGCCGCCGCGTTGGCTGTCGGTGCGACCGTGCTCACGTTCAATCTCAAGGAGCGGGGTGACACGATTGTGAATCTGGAAACCGAGTTGGCCTCGGCCCGCGACTCGCTCGAATCCGTGAGCGAGGACCTCGCCCGCAGCTTCCTCGATCGCGACGCGTTGTCATCCCGCGTGGCCGAGCTCGAATCCCGCCAACGCCTCGACACCCTGCGGATCGCCGCCATGACGTCGCAGCTTGAGGAGGCGGCCTCGTATGGCTTCGCCGTGTTCGACCCCGAGACCGACGATGGCGTGATCGAGGTGATCAACATGCCGACCATCGATGGCGATACGCAGGACTTTCAGCTTTGGGTGGTCGATCCCCAATATCCGAACCCGGTCGACGGCGGCATCATTCAAGTTGATGAAAGTGGACGCACCCGCGTGCGCTTCCACGCCAAACAACCGGTCAGCGAAGTCGCGGCGTTTGCCATTAGTCTTGAGCGCAAAGGCGGCGTGCCCGTGGCGGAGGGACCAATGGTCCTCGTCGGCGCACTTTAG
- a CDS encoding RNA polymerase sigma factor: MRSFNPLALLLLIAPHEMSTAQSPDSPTLVQRIVQGESAALEEVYDKFGTTVHAVALRVLHEPGEAEEVVQDTFKSLWSHAASLAEREFNLAAWLITAARRRAIDVLRRRRRRIPNATDLGEADAARVENFTGSFPTAGEAMEQRESAARVREAMSILPAEQAEVVRLSFFSGLTHLEIAEKLNQPLGTVKSRLRYALTKLQSKMGGLAHD; this comes from the coding sequence TTGCGTTCGTTCAACCCGCTTGCTCTGCTTTTGCTGATCGCGCCCCACGAGATGTCCACCGCCCAATCCCCAGACTCCCCGACGCTCGTGCAGCGTATCGTGCAGGGCGAGTCGGCCGCGCTGGAGGAAGTCTACGACAAATTTGGCACGACGGTGCACGCGGTCGCACTGCGCGTGCTGCACGAGCCGGGTGAGGCGGAGGAGGTGGTGCAGGATACCTTCAAGTCGCTCTGGTCCCACGCCGCCTCGCTTGCCGAACGTGAGTTCAACCTCGCGGCCTGGCTGATCACGGCGGCCCGGCGACGCGCCATCGATGTGCTGCGCCGGCGTCGACGCCGTATTCCCAACGCGACCGACCTCGGTGAAGCAGATGCCGCCCGGGTGGAAAACTTTACCGGTAGTTTCCCGACCGCCGGCGAAGCGATGGAGCAACGCGAGTCCGCCGCCCGTGTGCGTGAAGCCATGTCCATCCTCCCCGCCGAACAAGCCGAAGTCGTGCGGTTGTCCTTTTTCTCCGGACTGACTCATCTGGAAATTGCGGAAAAATTGAACCAACCGCTCGGCACCGTGAAATCGCGGCTGCGTTACGCACTGACCAAACTGCAGAGCAAAATGGGGGGCCTCGCGCATGACTGA